A window from Thiosulfatimonas sediminis encodes these proteins:
- the lspA gene encoding signal peptidase II yields MASTALKTLWIAVLVIVIDHITKYLAVTHLTFGEPVPVIDHLNWTLAYNYGAAFSFLADSGGWQRWFFVGLAFVMTAFMLWWLKKLPAKLTTESLALNLVIGGAIGNVIDRILEGRVTDFIDFYIGTWHYATFNIADIAISLGAILLIVHELFFRKESSPT; encoded by the coding sequence ATGGCTTCTACCGCGTTAAAAACGTTATGGATTGCTGTGTTGGTCATCGTCATCGACCATATCACTAAATATTTGGCGGTCACGCATTTAACCTTTGGTGAGCCGGTGCCGGTGATCGACCACTTGAATTGGACGCTGGCGTATAACTATGGCGCAGCATTTAGTTTTCTGGCCGATTCTGGTGGTTGGCAGCGCTGGTTTTTTGTTGGCTTGGCATTTGTAATGACCGCTTTTATGCTCTGGTGGTTGAAAAAATTACCGGCGAAGTTGACCACTGAAAGTCTCGCATTGAATCTGGTCATTGGTGGGGCAATTGGCAATGTCATTGACCGTATCTTAGAAGGACGTGTGACGGACTTTATTGACTTTTATATTGGTACCTGGCATTACGCGACTTTTAATATTGCCGATATTGCGATCAGTTTGGGGGCAATCTTATTAATTGTTCACGAACTTTTCTTTCGCAAAGAGTCGTCACCGACTTAG
- the rlmKL gene encoding bifunctional 23S rRNA (guanine(2069)-N(7))-methyltransferase RlmK/23S rRNA (guanine(2445)-N(2))-methyltransferase RlmL — protein sequence MSTVDQLSCFATTAQGLNELCREELLSLGVSDARAQPRGVSFRADLETLYRCCLWSRTANRIFMVILETKLENQEALTEEVAKLNWLEHMDGFGTFSVSFSGKGMGIDHTHYGALKIKDGIVDFFRDNSDERPIVDKKHPQLRVHGHLNRNELTLSIDLVGYSLHQRGYRDGQQVEAPLKENVAAAILLRAGWPEIAKAGGVLYDPMCGSGTFLVEAAMIASDLAPGLIKARDMQLNYWKQHDKALWEQLITEAEQREEEGLRHLPDIYGSDASHKSLAIAEEAIAKAGYSDSIEVKQMTVEQGRRWGDWQPGLVICNPPYGERLGELEDVKHLYTALGDYLKSEFSDWQAALLTCNPELGMYLGIKAKRSHNFANGPMECKLLRFDINEQAHREPALKGGIELAAQVQEFFPLLGQSDGAQMVANRLRKNFKALRKWAERNHVFAYRVYDADMPEYSVAIDYYHTLEAGEWLVVNEYAPPKTVDRGKAKSRLYQVMSVLPDVFDIAVDRIVFKVRERQKGTAQYERMDEQKAYYTVLENDTKVRVNFTDYLDTGLFLDHRDVRAKLAELSRGKSLLNLFCYTATASVEAAVAGAKSSLSVDMSRTYLFWAQNNFWANKVDELKHQLERADVIAWLTEQAENPQQKFDVIFMDPPSFSSSKKMEGILDVQRDHGWMIRKAMQLLNPNGVMLFSNNLRKFKLDELITLQFDVQDITHQTMPEDFKRNSKIHQAWLIRSIER from the coding sequence ATGTCAACTGTCGATCAGCTCTCTTGTTTTGCAACCACAGCACAAGGGTTAAACGAACTTTGCCGCGAAGAGCTACTCAGCTTAGGGGTAAGTGATGCCAGAGCGCAACCGCGAGGTGTTAGTTTCCGTGCCGATCTGGAAACTCTGTACCGTTGCTGTTTGTGGTCGCGCACCGCGAACCGAATTTTCATGGTTATCTTAGAGACAAAATTAGAAAATCAAGAAGCTTTAACCGAAGAAGTGGCTAAGTTAAATTGGTTAGAACACATGGACGGATTTGGTACTTTCTCGGTGAGTTTTTCCGGTAAAGGCATGGGGATTGATCATACGCATTATGGTGCTTTGAAAATCAAAGATGGCATTGTTGATTTTTTTCGTGATAACAGTGATGAACGTCCAATTGTCGATAAAAAGCACCCGCAGTTACGAGTACATGGCCACCTAAATCGCAACGAGTTAACCTTAAGTATTGATTTAGTGGGCTATAGTCTGCATCAGCGCGGTTATCGTGATGGTCAGCAAGTTGAAGCGCCTTTAAAAGAGAATGTCGCGGCCGCAATTTTATTACGTGCTGGTTGGCCGGAAATCGCCAAAGCGGGCGGCGTACTCTATGACCCGATGTGTGGTTCTGGTACGTTTCTGGTTGAAGCGGCTATGATCGCTTCCGATCTGGCTCCTGGTTTGATTAAAGCCCGAGATATGCAATTGAATTACTGGAAGCAGCACGATAAAGCACTGTGGGAGCAGCTCATTACCGAAGCGGAACAGCGCGAGGAAGAGGGGTTGCGTCATTTGCCAGATATTTATGGTTCAGACGCATCCCATAAATCTTTGGCGATTGCTGAAGAGGCGATTGCTAAAGCCGGCTACTCTGACAGTATTGAAGTGAAGCAGATGACCGTTGAACAAGGTCGACGTTGGGGCGATTGGCAACCGGGCTTAGTCATTTGTAACCCGCCGTATGGTGAGCGTTTGGGCGAACTTGAGGACGTCAAGCACTTGTATACTGCTTTGGGTGATTATCTGAAAAGTGAATTTTCAGATTGGCAAGCGGCATTGTTAACCTGTAACCCAGAATTGGGAATGTATCTTGGTATTAAAGCCAAGCGTTCGCATAATTTTGCCAATGGTCCGATGGAGTGTAAATTACTGCGTTTTGATATTAATGAGCAAGCGCATCGGGAACCGGCTTTAAAAGGTGGAATTGAACTCGCGGCACAAGTACAAGAGTTTTTTCCGTTATTGGGGCAGAGCGATGGTGCGCAGATGGTTGCCAACCGGTTGCGCAAGAATTTTAAAGCATTGCGTAAATGGGCCGAGCGTAATCATGTCTTTGCTTATCGTGTGTATGATGCGGATATGCCAGAGTACTCTGTGGCAATTGATTATTACCACACGCTGGAAGCCGGTGAGTGGTTAGTGGTTAATGAGTATGCACCACCGAAGACGGTTGACCGTGGTAAGGCAAAAAGTCGGCTGTATCAAGTGATGTCGGTGCTGCCGGATGTGTTCGACATTGCGGTTGATCGGATTGTCTTTAAGGTGCGTGAGCGCCAAAAAGGCACCGCGCAGTATGAACGGATGGATGAGCAAAAAGCTTACTATACGGTGTTAGAAAACGATACAAAAGTGCGGGTTAATTTCACTGATTATTTGGATACCGGCTTGTTTTTGGATCACCGCGACGTAAGGGCTAAATTAGCGGAATTATCGCGCGGTAAAAGCTTACTGAACCTGTTCTGTTATACCGCAACCGCCAGTGTTGAAGCGGCAGTCGCCGGAGCAAAATCGAGTTTGAGTGTTGATATGTCAAGAACCTATCTGTTTTGGGCGCAGAATAATTTTTGGGCTAACAAAGTGGATGAACTTAAGCATCAGTTGGAGAGAGCCGATGTGATTGCTTGGTTGACTGAGCAGGCGGAAAATCCGCAACAGAAATTTGATGTTATTTTTATGGATCCACCGTCATTTTCGTCATCGAAAAAGATGGAAGGTATTTTAGATGTTCAGCGTGATCACGGTTGGATGATTCGTAAAGCAATGCAACTCTTGAACCCAAATGGGGTGATGCTGTTCTCAAACAATTTACGTAAATTTAAGTTGGATGAACTGATTACCTTGCAGTTTGATGTGCAAGACATTACGCATCAAACTATGCCGGAAGACTTTAAGCGCAACAGTAAGATTCACCAAGCTTGGTTAATTCGCAGTATTGAGCGTTAA
- a CDS encoding lytic murein transglycosylase — protein MAAIDKTLHKIWRNSKNTFLTTSRVITLNLALFGTAVSAADEPQFSAQDQQQFQMWLTEFRQEAAAHGISENTLNQALSNLTLSDKVLQMDRKQPEFTRTFFEYLNRAVSETRIENGRQNFIQQRQVLDKIEQIYGIPGAYLVAFWGMETNFGSYTGYDPIIQSLATLAFDPRRSGFFRNELLAALTIIDRGDVTLSEMQGSWAGAMGQVQFMPSNYLKYAIDGDGDGKANLWKSTPDALYSAAHFLKELGWQAGQEWGIEVALPKGFDLSLADNKTWRTIAEWQQLGLKSSDNQEISTLINPQIEEAILVLPSDYRGPAFLTFKNFKVIKRWNNSTNYAIGVGYLANQIRYQATLSKSQPSDDKGLNREQVIEIQTLLNTLGFDVGKADGIAGGMTRSGLRNFQKSIAIPADGYPSIRMLNYLRAAVKTPQPEN, from the coding sequence ATGGCGGCTATCGACAAAACTCTGCATAAAATTTGGCGCAATTCAAAAAACACATTTCTGACCACTAGCCGTGTTATTACGCTCAATCTTGCGCTTTTTGGTACCGCCGTCTCAGCCGCTGATGAACCGCAGTTTAGCGCTCAAGACCAGCAACAATTTCAAATGTGGTTGACGGAATTTCGACAAGAAGCGGCAGCTCATGGCATTTCAGAAAACACCTTAAACCAAGCGCTAAGCAACTTAACATTAAGCGATAAAGTGCTGCAAATGGATCGCAAGCAACCAGAATTTACGCGCACTTTTTTCGAGTATTTAAATCGCGCTGTGTCTGAAACCCGCATCGAAAACGGCCGACAGAACTTCATACAACAACGTCAAGTGCTTGATAAAATTGAACAAATCTATGGCATTCCGGGCGCCTACCTAGTGGCTTTTTGGGGCATGGAAACCAATTTTGGAAGTTACACGGGATACGATCCGATTATCCAGTCACTGGCGACTTTGGCATTTGACCCTCGCCGCAGTGGCTTTTTCCGCAATGAGCTGCTCGCCGCCCTAACCATTATAGATCGCGGTGATGTCACACTAAGCGAGATGCAAGGCTCTTGGGCAGGCGCGATGGGACAAGTACAATTTATGCCCAGCAATTACCTAAAATACGCTATTGACGGCGACGGTGATGGAAAAGCAAACCTCTGGAAAAGCACGCCTGATGCACTTTACTCGGCGGCACATTTCCTCAAAGAACTTGGCTGGCAAGCTGGGCAAGAATGGGGCATTGAAGTGGCACTACCAAAAGGCTTTGACCTCTCTCTAGCGGACAACAAAACGTGGCGAACAATAGCCGAATGGCAGCAACTCGGCTTAAAAAGCAGTGACAACCAAGAAATCAGCACCCTCATTAACCCACAAATTGAAGAAGCCATCTTAGTCCTACCAAGCGATTATCGTGGCCCGGCTTTTTTAACCTTTAAAAATTTTAAAGTGATTAAACGATGGAATAACTCCACCAATTACGCCATTGGCGTTGGCTATCTGGCCAATCAAATCCGTTACCAAGCCACACTCAGCAAAAGCCAACCAAGTGACGATAAAGGACTTAACCGAGAGCAGGTGATTGAAATTCAAACCTTGCTAAATACCCTAGGATTTGATGTCGGTAAGGCCGACGGTATTGCAGGCGGCATGACTCGTTCTGGCTTACGTAACTTCCAAAAATCGATTGCTATTCCGGCAGATGGCTACCCATCAATTCGGATGTTGAACTATTTACGCGCTGCCGTAAAAACCCCACAGCCGGAAAACTAA
- the ileS gene encoding isoleucine--tRNA ligase: MSNDKTAQTDYKPTLNLPETDFPMRGNLPNREPEQVSAWLSENLYDTVRAHMAGRPKFILHDGPPYANGNIHIGHAVNKVLKDMIVKSKGLSGFDAPFVPGWDCHGLPIELNVEKKKGKVGQKIGATEFRQACRDYAQEQVEGQMADFQRLGIMADWDKPYLTKDFKFEADEIRALAKIIENGHLMKGTKPVYWSVGGRSALAEAEVEYENKRSKSIDVRFKVIDEDAFFKRCHHVEDHTGEGPLSVVIWTTTPWTLPANQAVAINPELEYSVVQVHGENGPERLFLAEAMIKDAMDRWGFESYQVIAYGRGEQFELIRLQHPFYTRIVPLILGEHVTTDAGTGCVHTAPGHGVEDFEVGKKYDLEVDCPVDNNGNYVAGTPIFEGENVLKVDDHVLEVLKEQHALLHIEIIEHSYPHCWRTKTPLIFRATPQWFISMQQAGLRDGAMQAIPTVKWVPEWGQNRIEGMIEGRPDWCISRQRFWGVPIAIFVHKVTGEMHPDTVALMQRVADLVEQKSIDAWYDLDMVEFLGDTAEDYEQVTDILDVWFDSGITHQTVLNERAELSAPADLYLEGSDQHRGWFQSSLLSALATDGKAPYKQVLTHGFAVDKDGKKMSKSKGNVVAPQDISNKYGADILRLWISAADYRYEMTVSDEIINRTADSYRRIRNTARFLLANINGFNPAADMVAYDDLLPLDKWVIGHAAKLQQEIIEAYDSYNFLTIYQKVTHFCSIELGAFYLDVIKDRQYTCKTDGLARRSAQTALYHVVEAMTRWIAPILSFTAEELWSFIPGEREKTVFVATWYDGLTVLDESTAMNSAYWAVIMEVRSAVAKQLEQLRNDKLIKASLTAQVTLYAEDALYAKIEQLADELRFVLITSEAKLLPAAQKTASALASEMPGLWVDAGATEHAKCGRCWHHREEVGSIAGHEDLCQRCVDNIEGEGEVRHFA; the protein is encoded by the coding sequence ATGAGCAACGACAAGACAGCACAAACCGACTATAAACCGACTTTAAACTTGCCAGAAACGGATTTTCCGATGCGCGGCAATTTGCCGAATCGCGAGCCAGAGCAAGTCTCTGCTTGGCTGAGTGAGAATCTGTATGACACGGTGCGTGCGCACATGGCCGGCCGGCCGAAGTTCATTTTGCATGATGGGCCGCCGTATGCTAACGGCAATATTCATATCGGTCATGCGGTCAACAAAGTGTTGAAAGACATGATTGTGAAGTCGAAAGGGTTGAGTGGATTTGATGCACCGTTTGTGCCTGGATGGGATTGCCATGGCTTGCCGATTGAGTTGAATGTCGAGAAGAAAAAAGGCAAGGTTGGGCAAAAAATTGGTGCCACCGAATTTCGTCAAGCGTGCCGAGATTATGCACAAGAGCAAGTGGAAGGGCAGATGGCCGACTTCCAACGTCTGGGTATTATGGCGGATTGGGATAAACCCTATTTGACCAAAGACTTTAAGTTTGAAGCGGATGAAATCCGTGCTTTGGCAAAAATCATTGAGAACGGCCATTTGATGAAAGGCACTAAACCGGTGTATTGGTCGGTTGGTGGTCGTTCTGCTTTGGCGGAAGCGGAAGTGGAGTACGAAAATAAACGCTCTAAATCGATTGACGTGCGTTTTAAGGTTATTGATGAAGATGCTTTCTTTAAGCGATGTCATCATGTGGAAGACCATACCGGTGAAGGGCCTTTGTCTGTGGTTATTTGGACAACAACGCCTTGGACTTTACCGGCTAACCAAGCGGTAGCGATTAATCCGGAGCTGGAGTATTCAGTCGTTCAGGTGCACGGTGAAAACGGTCCAGAGCGTCTTTTCCTAGCGGAAGCGATGATTAAGGATGCGATGGACCGTTGGGGCTTTGAAAGCTATCAAGTGATTGCTTACGGTCGCGGCGAGCAATTTGAGTTGATTCGCCTACAACACCCATTTTATACGCGTATTGTGCCGCTGATTTTGGGTGAACACGTTACCACTGATGCTGGTACAGGTTGTGTGCATACAGCACCCGGTCACGGTGTTGAGGATTTCGAGGTTGGTAAAAAGTACGATTTAGAAGTAGATTGTCCTGTCGATAATAACGGTAACTATGTTGCCGGTACGCCGATTTTCGAGGGCGAGAATGTTCTTAAAGTCGACGACCATGTGCTGGAAGTGCTTAAAGAACAGCATGCTTTATTGCATATCGAAATTATCGAGCACAGTTATCCGCACTGCTGGCGTACTAAAACGCCATTGATTTTCCGTGCGACGCCGCAATGGTTTATTTCAATGCAGCAGGCGGGGTTACGTGATGGCGCTATGCAAGCCATTCCGACCGTCAAGTGGGTCCCTGAATGGGGTCAAAACCGTATCGAGGGAATGATTGAAGGGCGCCCTGATTGGTGTATTTCGCGCCAGCGGTTCTGGGGTGTGCCGATTGCCATCTTTGTTCATAAAGTCACTGGTGAAATGCATCCCGACACGGTTGCATTAATGCAGCGAGTTGCCGATTTGGTTGAGCAGAAGTCAATTGATGCTTGGTATGACTTGGATATGGTTGAGTTCCTTGGCGATACTGCTGAGGATTATGAGCAAGTCACCGATATTTTGGATGTTTGGTTTGATTCTGGAATTACGCACCAAACGGTATTAAACGAGCGTGCGGAACTGTCTGCTCCGGCCGATTTGTATCTGGAAGGTTCGGATCAGCATCGCGGCTGGTTCCAATCGTCATTGCTAAGCGCTTTGGCAACGGATGGCAAGGCGCCTTATAAGCAGGTGTTGACGCACGGTTTTGCGGTAGACAAAGATGGTAAGAAAATGTCTAAGTCGAAAGGCAATGTGGTTGCACCACAGGATATTTCGAATAAATATGGCGCAGACATTTTACGTTTATGGATTTCTGCTGCCGATTACCGCTATGAGATGACGGTCTCCGATGAAATCATTAACCGTACCGCCGATTCGTATCGCCGTATCCGTAATACCGCGCGCTTTTTGTTGGCTAATATTAATGGCTTTAATCCTGCTGCCGATATGGTCGCTTATGACGATTTGCTGCCGTTGGATAAATGGGTCATTGGCCATGCTGCGAAGTTACAGCAAGAGATTATTGAGGCGTATGACAGTTATAACTTCTTGACGATTTACCAAAAAGTCACGCATTTTTGTTCAATCGAGTTGGGTGCCTTCTATTTAGACGTGATTAAAGACCGACAATATACCTGTAAAACAGATGGTTTGGCGCGCCGCTCGGCACAAACTGCGCTGTATCACGTAGTCGAAGCGATGACTCGTTGGATTGCGCCTATCCTTAGTTTTACTGCCGAAGAGCTGTGGAGTTTCATTCCAGGTGAGCGTGAAAAAACCGTGTTTGTTGCCACTTGGTATGACGGCTTGACGGTATTGGATGAAAGTACCGCAATGAACTCGGCGTATTGGGCGGTGATTATGGAAGTGCGCTCTGCGGTTGCCAAGCAGCTAGAGCAGTTGCGTAATGATAAATTAATCAAAGCGTCTTTAACTGCGCAAGTGACTTTATATGCAGAGGACGCACTTTACGCGAAGATCGAACAGTTGGCGGATGAGTTGCGTTTCGTTTTGATTACTTCCGAGGCAAAACTTTTGCCGGCAGCTCAAAAAACAGCAAGCGCATTGGCTTCAGAAATGCCTGGTCTTTGGGTTGACGCCGGGGCAACTGAACACGCCAAGTGTGGCCGTTGTTGGCACCATCGCGAGGAGGTTGGTTCGATTGCTGGACATGAAGATTTATGTCAGCGCTGTGTGGATAATATCGAGGGAGAGGGTGAAGTTCGTCACTTCGCTTAA
- the murJ gene encoding murein biosynthesis integral membrane protein MurJ yields MIKAAATVGGMTMISRILGFVRDMVIARYFGASAGADAFFVAFKIPNFFRRLFAEGAFSQAFVPVLAEAKEKRGQEAVKHLVNAISFRLGGILLVLTAFGVFGSSLWMMVFAPGFMDDPEKFNLAADMLAITFPYLLLISLVAFSSAIMNTYNQFAVPAFTPVFLNLVLISFAIFVSPLLDVPIMALAWGVLVAGVVQLLFHLPFLYKLGLLPHPTRQSDPGVSEVKRLMLPALFGVSVAQINLLVDTILASFLVTGSVSWLYYSDRLMEFPLGVFGVALATVVLPGLSKKAANQNWQGFQQDLDSALRLVFLVGVPAMFGLLLLAQPLIVTLFFYGAFSEHDVTMSGASLMAYSFGLLGFILVKILAPAFYARKDMKTPVKVAIVALVTNMVFNLLLIGPFAHVGLAAATSISAFVNAGLLYWYLRKQGVFSPLSGWLKLGGQILFANMILVGFLVWLNPSVSAWLAFDVWQRLGWLMTLVLGAVVVYAGALLAVGLHPRSLLKKAK; encoded by the coding sequence ATGATTAAAGCAGCGGCAACCGTCGGCGGCATGACGATGATTTCTCGAATCCTCGGATTTGTTCGCGATATGGTGATTGCCCGTTATTTTGGTGCCTCTGCTGGAGCAGATGCGTTTTTTGTGGCGTTCAAAATCCCTAACTTTTTTCGCCGCTTGTTTGCTGAGGGGGCATTTTCACAGGCGTTTGTGCCGGTATTGGCGGAAGCCAAAGAGAAGCGTGGTCAAGAGGCGGTTAAACATCTGGTCAATGCCATCAGTTTCCGGCTTGGCGGTATCTTGTTGGTTTTGACCGCCTTCGGGGTCTTCGGCTCGTCGCTGTGGATGATGGTGTTTGCGCCAGGGTTTATGGATGATCCAGAAAAGTTTAATCTTGCTGCCGATATGTTGGCGATTACTTTTCCCTATCTTTTGTTGATTTCGTTAGTCGCGTTTTCCTCGGCAATCATGAATACCTATAACCAATTTGCGGTGCCTGCATTTACACCGGTGTTTCTGAATTTGGTGCTGATTAGTTTTGCTATTTTTGTTTCGCCATTATTGGATGTGCCGATAATGGCGCTGGCATGGGGGGTCTTGGTTGCTGGAGTGGTGCAACTGCTATTTCATCTGCCGTTTCTGTATAAGTTGGGTTTGTTGCCACATCCAACGCGTCAATCTGACCCAGGGGTGAGCGAAGTAAAACGCTTGATGTTGCCGGCACTTTTTGGGGTTTCTGTGGCTCAGATTAACTTGTTAGTGGACACCATTTTGGCGTCGTTTTTGGTTACCGGCTCGGTCTCTTGGTTGTACTATTCGGATCGCTTAATGGAATTTCCGTTGGGCGTATTCGGCGTGGCTTTAGCGACGGTCGTATTGCCTGGGCTGTCGAAAAAAGCCGCTAATCAAAACTGGCAAGGGTTTCAGCAAGATTTGGATTCGGCCTTGCGTTTGGTTTTTCTCGTTGGGGTGCCGGCGATGTTCGGATTGTTGCTTCTAGCGCAACCTCTGATAGTGACTTTGTTCTTTTACGGTGCTTTTAGTGAACATGATGTCACGATGTCTGGCGCCAGTTTGATGGCATACTCTTTTGGTTTGCTCGGTTTTATTTTGGTGAAAATTCTGGCACCGGCGTTTTATGCGCGCAAAGATATGAAAACTCCGGTTAAGGTAGCCATAGTCGCCTTAGTGACGAATATGGTGTTTAATCTGTTGCTGATTGGCCCGTTTGCTCACGTTGGCTTGGCAGCGGCAACGTCGATATCGGCGTTTGTAAATGCTGGCTTGCTGTATTGGTATTTGCGTAAGCAAGGGGTTTTCTCGCCCTTGTCTGGGTGGTTAAAGTTGGGCGGACAAATTTTGTTCGCCAATATGATCTTGGTTGGTTTTTTGGTTTGGTTAAATCCGAGCGTCAGCGCCTGGTTGGCGTTTGATGTTTGGCAGCGACTTGGTTGGCTGATGACACTGGTTTTGGGTGCTGTTGTGGTATACGCTGGCGCGCTTTTGGCGGTGGGGTTGCATCCGCGCAGTTTGTTGAAAAAAGCCAAATAA
- the ribF gene encoding bifunctional riboflavin kinase/FAD synthetase: MQLIRGLHNLKCVKPVFANGCVLTIGNFDGIHLGHRNVLNALCEQAKARQLPSVVMVFEPLPIEFFAPQQAPVRLMNLREKLQAFASTNIDYVLCVAFNAAFANLSAAEFVEQILLDDLAVKHLVVGDDFRFGKQRQGDYAFLSQQGQKYGFHVTDMPTHCQGLERVSSTRIRAELAKPNLTAVEQLMGAPFGFNGRVIHGQKLGRTIGFPTLNLNPKRIQMPVQGVFAVTVDGIADKPWPGVANIGLRPTVDGVRPSIEVHLFDWQQDLYGRHIAVTLHHFIRSEMKFNSLDELTAQIRQDAQQARQFFSI, from the coding sequence ATGCAACTGATTCGCGGACTGCACAATTTAAAATGCGTTAAACCGGTTTTTGCCAATGGCTGTGTGCTGACCATCGGCAATTTTGATGGTATTCATCTTGGTCACCGTAACGTTCTCAACGCTTTGTGTGAACAAGCCAAAGCGCGCCAACTGCCGAGCGTGGTAATGGTGTTTGAACCCTTACCAATTGAATTTTTTGCGCCGCAACAAGCACCGGTGCGTTTAATGAATTTGCGTGAAAAACTGCAGGCGTTTGCTTCAACCAATATCGACTATGTGCTATGTGTGGCCTTTAATGCTGCTTTTGCTAATTTAAGTGCGGCCGAATTTGTAGAACAGATTTTATTGGATGATTTGGCGGTTAAGCATTTAGTGGTCGGTGATGATTTTCGGTTTGGCAAGCAGCGCCAAGGTGACTACGCTTTTTTATCGCAACAAGGTCAAAAATACGGTTTTCATGTCACCGATATGCCAACCCATTGTCAAGGATTGGAGCGTGTCAGTAGTACGCGGATTCGTGCTGAATTGGCCAAACCGAATTTAACGGCGGTTGAACAACTGATGGGCGCTCCTTTTGGTTTTAATGGACGAGTGATTCATGGTCAGAAATTAGGCAGAACCATTGGGTTTCCAACGCTGAATCTAAACCCAAAGCGTATTCAAATGCCGGTACAAGGGGTGTTTGCCGTGACCGTGGATGGGATAGCCGATAAACCGTGGCCTGGTGTGGCGAATATTGGGTTGCGCCCAACGGTGGATGGCGTCCGTCCGTCGATTGAAGTCCATCTTTTTGATTGGCAACAAGATTTATATGGGCGGCATATTGCGGTGACTTTGCATCATTTTATCCGTTCGGAAATGAAATTTAACAGCCTTGATGAACTGACTGCTCAGATTCGTCAAGATGCGCAACAAGCGCGACAATTTTTTAGTATTTAA